The Leucobacter viscericola genome includes a window with the following:
- a CDS encoding protein adenylyltransferase SelO has protein sequence MQPQLDPGIDLTLESAFARVLPELSVPWQAARPECPELLVLNQALSRELGVNPDELRTESGVRVLLGNELAAGSTPVAQLYSGHQFGSYVSRLGDGRALLLGEIRDAHGQLRDLHLKGSGRTPFARADGFAAVGPMLREYLMGEAMAALGVPTTRALAVVATGRRVVRDDLLPGAVLVRTASSHLRVGTFQYARSLGDLELLRRVADFAIERHAPELAGSSAPYLGLLKSVIAAQAGLVSSWMLIGFVHGVLNTDNVAISGETIDYGPCAFLDAYDPAATFSSIDQNGRYAYGAQPSITLWNLTRFAEMLLPLLSEDESVAQRLASEALGEFSALYETAWLEGMRVKLGVAVGGDDDVVANIAGALLQELQRHRIDYTQFFRSLAAAGRGDSETLLGLYPGDEGPGAWFEWWISLNPDSAAMDLANPVYIPRNLLVDEALEAANEGDLEPFERLLEVLSDPLTARPGFERYAAGSPPGSRPHRTYCGT, from the coding sequence ATGCAACCGCAACTTGATCCAGGCATCGACCTCACGCTCGAGAGTGCGTTCGCGCGTGTGCTGCCAGAGCTATCGGTGCCCTGGCAGGCCGCACGGCCTGAGTGCCCTGAGCTTCTCGTCCTGAATCAAGCGTTGTCCCGGGAGCTTGGGGTGAACCCGGACGAACTCCGTACCGAGTCAGGGGTACGAGTCTTGCTCGGCAATGAGCTGGCGGCGGGCAGCACTCCGGTCGCCCAGTTGTACTCGGGGCACCAGTTCGGCAGCTACGTTTCGCGGCTTGGAGACGGACGCGCGCTGCTGCTCGGCGAGATTCGTGACGCCCACGGGCAACTTCGCGACCTGCATCTGAAAGGATCGGGGCGAACCCCGTTTGCCAGGGCCGACGGGTTTGCCGCGGTGGGGCCGATGCTTCGGGAATATCTCATGGGTGAGGCGATGGCGGCTCTCGGTGTGCCCACAACGCGGGCGCTCGCAGTGGTTGCAACCGGCCGCCGTGTGGTACGCGACGATCTGTTGCCGGGAGCCGTGCTGGTGCGAACCGCAAGCAGTCATCTGCGAGTCGGCACGTTCCAGTACGCGCGGTCTCTGGGTGATCTGGAGCTCCTGCGCAGAGTGGCTGACTTCGCAATCGAACGCCACGCGCCGGAGCTCGCGGGATCCTCAGCGCCCTACCTGGGGTTACTCAAGTCGGTAATCGCCGCGCAGGCCGGGCTGGTGTCATCCTGGATGCTGATCGGGTTTGTGCACGGTGTTTTGAACACGGATAACGTCGCGATCTCGGGGGAGACCATCGACTACGGGCCATGCGCGTTTCTCGACGCCTACGACCCCGCTGCGACCTTTAGTTCAATCGACCAAAACGGACGGTATGCCTATGGTGCGCAGCCCAGCATTACGCTGTGGAACCTGACTCGGTTCGCCGAGATGCTGTTGCCCCTGCTGAGCGAAGATGAGAGTGTTGCGCAGCGTCTCGCCAGTGAGGCGCTCGGAGAGTTCTCGGCGCTGTATGAGACCGCCTGGTTGGAGGGCATGCGCGTAAAGCTCGGCGTGGCTGTCGGTGGTGACGATGATGTGGTCGCGAACATTGCGGGAGCACTGCTGCAGGAGCTGCAGCGACACCGTATCGACTACACGCAGTTCTTCCGTTCGCTCGCCGCAGCGGGTCGCGGCGACAGCGAAACTCTACTGGGGCTCTATCCGGGCGATGAAGGTCCCGGTGCGTGGTTTGAATGGTGGATCAGCCTAAACCCTGACAGCGCCGCAATGGACCTGGCGAACCCCGTCTACATTCCGCGCAACCTCCTAGTTGATGAGGCGCTCGAGGCTGCGAACGAGGGAGATCTCGAACCGTTTGAGCGATTGTTAGAGGTTCTGAGCGACCCGCTTACCGCGCGCCCCGGCTTCGAGCGCTACGCTGCGGGTTCGCCTCCGGGATCCCGCCCGCACCGCACGTACTGTGGAACCTGA
- a CDS encoding MMPL family transporter translates to MNQSTHHAHAAKPRHRWLRALIPAVLILIWLALAGMGGPLFGKIDEVSSNDQTSYLPESAEATEVQASLGDFLGDDAIPAVVVFTSQDKLTTEQTDTITAAVEDAGSIDGIKGDISPVIPSDDGKAAQVFVPIDSKAEIADVVASLGDELRDAAPDGVKVYVTGPAGFTADLVAGFAGIDGILLLTALLAVFVILIIVYRSLLLPIVVLSTSLFALCVALLVVWNLAKAGVLLLSGQTQGILFILVIGAATDYSLLVVARFREELRLTQDRAVAIGKALKGSFEPILASGGTVIAGLLCLLLSDLKSNSTLGPVAAIGIVFAMLSALTLLPALLFAFGRAAYWPRRPHFEPEVVKAENGMPSKGVWHWLAGLIRSHPRKIWIITAVVLAIGALGVTQLDAQGVPQSDLVIGKSGARDGQAALGKHFPGGSGSPAYVIAPKDDLQKTTDTLLDSKGIDSVSVTSADSPSGSAPVTADGIQAFGPPGTPAPEPTVHDGDVLLQATLSDAADSEAAADTITRLRASFEGSDVLVGGVTATAVDTNQASIHDRNLIIPLILVVILLILMMLLRSVLAPVLLILTTVLSFGTALGVAAVMFNGVFNFPGADPAVPLYSFVFLVALGIDYNIFLMTRVREESKLHGTREGILRGLTITGGVITSAGMVLAATFAALSIIPILFLVQIAFIVAFGVLIDTFIVRSLLVPALTTDIGRSIWWPSKLGRTS, encoded by the coding sequence ATGAATCAGAGCACACACCACGCCCACGCAGCCAAACCTCGGCACCGGTGGCTGCGGGCACTGATTCCCGCGGTACTCATCCTCATCTGGCTGGCGCTCGCGGGCATGGGTGGGCCGCTCTTCGGCAAGATCGACGAGGTCTCGTCGAACGATCAGACCTCATACCTGCCCGAGTCCGCCGAGGCCACCGAGGTCCAGGCATCACTCGGCGACTTCCTCGGGGACGACGCGATCCCGGCGGTTGTGGTGTTCACGTCCCAAGACAAGCTCACCACCGAGCAGACCGACACCATCACGGCTGCCGTCGAAGACGCGGGCAGCATTGACGGCATCAAGGGAGACATCTCCCCCGTCATTCCGTCCGACGACGGCAAGGCCGCTCAGGTGTTTGTGCCGATCGACAGCAAGGCCGAAATCGCCGACGTGGTCGCTTCGCTCGGCGACGAGCTTCGCGACGCGGCCCCCGACGGAGTCAAGGTCTACGTCACAGGCCCCGCGGGGTTCACGGCAGACCTTGTTGCCGGATTCGCGGGGATCGATGGAATCTTGCTGCTCACCGCGCTGCTCGCAGTGTTTGTGATCCTCATCATCGTCTACCGTTCGCTCCTTCTCCCAATCGTGGTACTCAGCACCAGTTTGTTTGCACTCTGTGTTGCGCTGCTTGTCGTCTGGAATCTCGCGAAAGCCGGGGTCTTGTTGCTCAGCGGCCAAACGCAGGGAATCCTCTTTATTCTTGTGATCGGCGCCGCGACAGACTACTCACTGCTGGTGGTCGCGCGGTTCAGAGAAGAGCTGCGGCTGACGCAGGATCGCGCTGTCGCGATCGGCAAGGCGTTGAAGGGATCGTTCGAGCCGATCCTCGCCTCGGGCGGTACCGTGATTGCTGGGTTGCTCTGCCTACTGCTCAGCGATCTGAAATCCAACAGCACACTCGGGCCGGTCGCGGCAATCGGGATCGTGTTTGCGATGCTGTCGGCGCTGACACTGCTCCCAGCGCTGCTCTTTGCCTTTGGTCGCGCGGCATACTGGCCGCGTCGCCCCCACTTTGAGCCGGAGGTTGTGAAGGCCGAAAACGGTATGCCATCGAAGGGCGTTTGGCACTGGCTCGCCGGGTTGATCCGCAGCCACCCGCGCAAAATTTGGATCATCACCGCCGTGGTACTCGCGATTGGTGCGCTCGGTGTGACCCAGCTCGATGCCCAGGGCGTTCCACAGTCTGACCTTGTGATCGGCAAGTCAGGGGCTCGCGATGGCCAGGCAGCTCTCGGTAAGCATTTCCCGGGAGGATCGGGCAGCCCCGCCTACGTGATCGCTCCGAAAGACGATCTGCAAAAGACCACCGATACCCTGCTCGATTCCAAGGGCATCGACAGCGTCTCGGTCACGAGCGCGGACTCCCCAAGCGGCAGTGCTCCTGTAACCGCTGACGGCATCCAGGCATTCGGTCCTCCCGGAACCCCGGCACCCGAGCCGACCGTGCACGACGGTGACGTGCTGCTGCAGGCGACCCTCAGCGACGCCGCCGACTCTGAGGCAGCGGCCGACACGATTACACGCCTGCGCGCCTCCTTCGAGGGCAGCGACGTGCTCGTGGGTGGTGTGACAGCCACAGCGGTCGACACGAACCAGGCATCAATCCACGACCGAAACCTCATCATCCCGCTGATTCTGGTTGTGATTCTTCTCATTCTGATGATGCTGCTGCGCTCGGTGCTTGCACCCGTTCTATTGATTCTGACAACGGTGCTGTCGTTTGGCACCGCGCTGGGGGTTGCGGCGGTCATGTTTAACGGGGTCTTCAACTTCCCGGGGGCGGATCCTGCCGTGCCGCTCTACAGTTTCGTGTTCTTGGTTGCGCTCGGCATCGACTACAACATCTTCTTGATGACACGCGTGCGTGAGGAATCGAAGCTGCACGGCACCCGCGAGGGAATCCTACGCGGTCTCACCATTACCGGCGGAGTGATTACCTCGGCGGGCATGGTGCTCGCGGCTACCTTCGCGGCGCTATCGATCATTCCGATCCTGTTCCTCGTTCAGATCGCCTTTATCGTCGCGTTCGGTGTGCTGATCGACACGTTTATTGTGCGGTCGCTGCTCGTGCCGGCCCTCACCACTGACATCGGCAGGTCGATCTGGTGGCCCTCGAAGCTCGGTCGCACATCATGA
- a CDS encoding ABC transporter permease/substrate binding protein: protein MNDFRIPLGKWVDVFVDWLTSSFNGFFDVLRAIIRTMYETLDFALSSPPFWIIIILIAAIAWYAKGWKLALGSTLGLLVIVGVNQWDNAMDSLALVLLAAIFALLIAIPIGILAARNDTASKIIRPILDFLQTMPAFVYLIPALMLFRLGVVPGIVATVVFALAPGVRLTELGIRGVDREVVEAGYAFGATPRRILRQIQLPLAMPSIMAGINQVIMLSLSMVVIAGMVGAGGLGGDVVKSLNSIDVGLGVEAGLSVVILAMILDRVTGAFGSQKSRRSRGAKSPQTPASNKKRRIVVATAAVVAVALLAFSGFAANNSQAESKGTIKIGLFNWDEAIAVSHLWKHVLEEEGYNVELTEADPGAVFLGLADGDFDLVLDVWQPNTHAEYLKKYGDDIVKLGEWNDEAKLTIAVNENAPIDSLDELAKNADKFNNQIIGIEPGAGLTKVTTEKVIPSYGLEKMDYTTSSTPAMLSELKAATKADENIVVTLWQPHWAYDAFPLKDLKDPKNTLGKAETLNAYGSSTFEKDFPEVAGWMKNFKMDSEKLNSLENVLLNENDDPAKYDEIITTWLADNKEYADSLTS, encoded by the coding sequence ATGAACGATTTTCGTATTCCCCTGGGCAAATGGGTAGATGTCTTTGTTGACTGGCTCACCTCGAGCTTCAACGGATTCTTCGATGTGCTGCGAGCGATCATTCGCACCATGTACGAGACGCTCGATTTTGCGCTCAGCTCCCCACCCTTCTGGATCATCATCATCTTGATCGCCGCCATCGCTTGGTACGCAAAGGGATGGAAACTCGCGCTCGGATCCACACTCGGATTGCTCGTCATTGTGGGGGTGAATCAGTGGGACAACGCGATGGACAGCCTGGCGCTTGTGCTTCTAGCCGCCATCTTTGCGCTGCTGATCGCGATCCCGATTGGAATCCTCGCGGCCCGCAATGACACCGCGTCCAAGATCATCCGGCCGATCCTCGACTTCCTGCAGACGATGCCGGCGTTCGTGTACCTTATTCCCGCACTGATGCTGTTCCGCCTCGGTGTGGTTCCCGGCATCGTCGCGACCGTGGTGTTTGCGCTCGCCCCCGGGGTACGGCTCACCGAGCTCGGGATCCGCGGCGTCGACCGTGAGGTCGTCGAGGCGGGCTACGCGTTCGGTGCGACCCCTCGTCGCATCCTGCGCCAGATTCAGTTGCCCCTCGCGATGCCCTCGATCATGGCCGGCATCAACCAGGTCATTATGCTCTCACTTTCGATGGTGGTCATCGCCGGCATGGTCGGTGCGGGCGGGCTCGGCGGCGACGTCGTCAAGAGCCTGAACAGCATCGACGTTGGGCTCGGTGTTGAGGCGGGTCTTTCCGTTGTGATCCTCGCCATGATTCTTGATCGGGTCACGGGCGCATTCGGATCGCAGAAATCTCGCAGATCGCGGGGCGCGAAGTCGCCCCAAACCCCGGCAAGCAACAAGAAGCGCAGGATCGTTGTCGCGACGGCTGCCGTCGTCGCGGTGGCACTGCTCGCGTTCTCTGGCTTTGCGGCAAACAATAGCCAGGCCGAGTCAAAGGGCACCATTAAGATCGGCCTGTTCAACTGGGACGAAGCGATTGCGGTGAGCCACCTCTGGAAGCACGTGCTCGAGGAGGAGGGCTACAACGTAGAACTCACCGAGGCAGATCCTGGCGCAGTCTTTCTTGGGCTGGCCGATGGTGATTTTGATCTCGTGCTCGACGTGTGGCAGCCCAACACTCACGCGGAATACCTCAAGAAGTACGGTGACGACATCGTCAAACTGGGCGAGTGGAACGATGAGGCAAAGCTCACCATCGCGGTAAATGAAAATGCCCCGATTGACTCGCTCGACGAGCTCGCGAAGAATGCGGACAAGTTCAACAACCAGATTATTGGCATTGAGCCGGGCGCGGGACTCACAAAGGTCACCACAGAAAAGGTCATTCCGAGCTACGGCCTGGAGAAGATGGATTACACCACCTCCTCCACCCCAGCGATGCTGTCCGAGCTGAAGGCCGCCACGAAGGCAGACGAGAACATCGTCGTGACCCTGTGGCAGCCCCACTGGGCGTACGACGCGTTCCCGCTGAAGGATCTCAAGGATCCTAAGAACACCTTGGGCAAGGCGGAAACGCTGAACGCTTACGGCAGCAGCACCTTCGAGAAGGACTTCCCTGAGGTTGCGGGCTGGATGAAGAACTTCAAGATGGACTCAGAGAAGCTGAACTCGCTTGAAAATGTCTTGCTGAACGAGAACGACGATCCGGCGAAGTACGACGAGATCATCACAACGTGGCTTGCCGACAACAAGGAATACGCGGATTCGCTGACCTCATAG
- a CDS encoding CsbD family protein, producing MSAEDKIKNAAQSVAGKAKEAAGKLTGDEQQEAEGRADQAGADLKQAGEKVKDAFKK from the coding sequence GTGAGTGCTGAAGACAAAATTAAGAATGCCGCCCAGAGCGTTGCAGGTAAGGCGAAAGAAGCAGCGGGCAAGCTGACCGGTGATGAACAGCAAGAAGCCGAGGGGCGTGCTGATCAGGCTGGTGCCGACCTTAAGCAGGCGGGCGAGAAGGTAAAGGACGCCTTCAAGAAGTAA
- a CDS encoding PACE efflux transporter, which translates to MTYQGHNLGESATTLNGVLTLTGSVPIPAALPQAVKQRFFQSRPVLRRVVFVVGYETLSVLFTVLVLSTLLGHGGGSSTLTAIALSTVATGWNYIWNTAFEAIEKRRGASGRGAGSRALHAIGYEGGVLLFTIPLVAIMLGVNLLEAFAIEGSLLVFFLVFTVICTWVFDRVFGLPASAA; encoded by the coding sequence GTGACCTATCAAGGCCACAACCTCGGCGAATCCGCAACCACTCTCAACGGAGTGCTCACTCTCACCGGATCCGTGCCCATACCGGCGGCTCTGCCGCAAGCCGTGAAACAGCGGTTTTTCCAATCACGACCCGTGCTGCGCCGTGTTGTGTTTGTCGTCGGTTACGAAACGCTCAGCGTGCTGTTTACTGTCCTGGTGCTGAGCACTCTGCTCGGGCACGGGGGAGGCTCGTCGACGCTCACGGCGATTGCGCTGTCAACCGTCGCGACCGGCTGGAACTACATCTGGAACACCGCGTTCGAGGCGATCGAGAAGCGTCGTGGGGCAAGCGGACGTGGCGCAGGATCCCGCGCGCTGCACGCCATCGGTTATGAGGGTGGCGTCTTGCTCTTTACGATCCCGCTGGTTGCGATCATGCTCGGGGTAAACCTGCTTGAGGCCTTCGCTATCGAGGGAAGCCTTCTGGTGTTTTTCCTCGTCTTCACGGTGATCTGCACCTGGGTGTTTGACCGAGTGTTTGGTCTTCCCGCCTCGGCAGCCTGA
- a CDS encoding FAD-binding dehydrogenase, whose protein sequence is MDADVIIVGAGLAGLVAARETHRAGLRTIVIDQEGPQNLGGQAWWSFGGLFLVDSPEQKRFGVRDSFELAWQDWQGSAQWDRLSGEHPEDGWAARWGRAYVEFAAGEKRSWIREAGIELTPVVGWAERGDLTASGHGNSVPRFHVPWGTGTGVVDPFVHAALEATASGRLSILHRHRCDDLIVEGGAVVGVRGSLLESDNAARGAASSRTVIGDFELRAPAVIVASGGIGGNHDLVRHYWPERLGTPPQHMVTGVPAYVDGRMIGIAGDAGARLVNQDRMWHYTEGIRNWNPVWPGHAIRILPGPSPLWLDARGRRLAPPGLPGHDTLATLRMLRTDPEIAPFDHSWFVVTSRIAAKEFALSGSEQNPDITNRDRKLLLKTRLGKGAPGPVQAFVDRGADFVVANSVPELVSKMNALTTEPLLDASSVARVIAERDAEVGNRFSKDAQMMSIRNSRSYLGDRLTRTTAPHRLLDPAAGPLVGVQLHTLTRKSLGGIQTDLSSRALGADGSPVPGLYAAGEAAGFGGGGVHGYNALEGTFLGGCLFSGRAAGRAVAAAR, encoded by the coding sequence ATGGACGCTGATGTCATTATTGTTGGGGCCGGGCTCGCCGGACTCGTTGCTGCCCGAGAGACTCACCGCGCGGGACTGCGCACGATCGTTATTGACCAAGAGGGACCGCAGAACCTCGGCGGTCAGGCCTGGTGGTCGTTTGGCGGGCTCTTTTTGGTCGATTCGCCGGAGCAAAAACGGTTTGGAGTGCGAGACAGTTTTGAGCTTGCGTGGCAGGACTGGCAGGGAAGCGCACAGTGGGATCGCCTCAGCGGCGAACACCCGGAGGACGGCTGGGCGGCACGCTGGGGTCGCGCCTACGTTGAGTTTGCGGCGGGTGAAAAACGATCTTGGATACGCGAGGCGGGCATCGAACTCACTCCCGTTGTTGGCTGGGCAGAGCGCGGAGACCTGACGGCGAGCGGGCACGGCAACTCCGTGCCGCGCTTCCACGTGCCGTGGGGAACCGGAACGGGAGTGGTTGATCCCTTCGTGCACGCCGCGCTAGAGGCCACCGCCTCAGGACGACTGAGCATCTTGCATCGACACCGCTGCGACGACCTCATTGTCGAAGGTGGAGCGGTTGTTGGTGTGCGCGGCTCACTACTCGAGTCGGATAACGCCGCCCGAGGAGCCGCCTCATCTCGCACAGTGATCGGAGATTTTGAGTTGCGCGCTCCCGCGGTTATTGTCGCCAGCGGCGGGATCGGCGGCAACCATGACCTAGTGCGTCATTACTGGCCGGAGCGACTCGGCACTCCCCCTCAGCACATGGTGACGGGCGTGCCAGCGTACGTCGACGGCCGCATGATCGGGATCGCCGGCGATGCGGGGGCCCGACTCGTGAACCAGGACCGCATGTGGCACTACACAGAAGGGATTCGCAACTGGAATCCGGTGTGGCCGGGACACGCGATCCGCATATTGCCGGGGCCCTCTCCGCTGTGGCTTGACGCGCGTGGGCGGCGGCTGGCTCCCCCCGGTTTGCCCGGACACGACACCCTGGCGACCCTGCGGATGCTGCGCACGGATCCCGAAATCGCGCCCTTCGATCACTCGTGGTTCGTCGTCACTAGCCGCATCGCGGCAAAGGAGTTCGCGCTCTCTGGATCCGAGCAGAATCCTGACATCACCAACCGCGACCGAAAGCTGCTTCTCAAGACGCGGCTCGGCAAGGGGGCTCCCGGGCCAGTGCAGGCCTTTGTGGATCGCGGGGCCGATTTTGTGGTTGCAAATTCGGTGCCCGAGCTGGTCTCGAAGATGAATGCGCTGACCACTGAGCCGCTGCTCGATGCCTCCTCCGTTGCGCGGGTCATCGCAGAGCGCGATGCTGAGGTGGGCAACCGGTTCTCGAAAGACGCGCAGATGATGAGCATCCGCAATTCCCGCAGCTACCTCGGCGATCGACTCACCCGCACAACCGCACCGCACCGCCTACTCGACCCCGCGGCAGGCCCGTTGGTCGGCGTTCAACTGCACACGCTGACCCGCAAGTCGCTGGGCGGGATCCAAACTGATCTGTCGTCGCGAGCACTCGGCGCCGACGGCTCCCCCGTGCCCGGCCTGTACGCGGCGGGAGAGGCGGCTGGATTCGGTGGCGGTGGTGTGCACGGTTACAACGCGCTAGAAGGCACGTTTCTTGGCGGGTGCCTGTTCTCAGGGAGGGCTGCCGGCCGCGCGGTTGCGGCGGCCCGCTAG
- a CDS encoding dihydrofolate reductase family protein gives MGNIIFDSAATLNGWIADEHNSLDWLFAVDGGDTPEDGLYPADARVLVEGSTTYEWVLQHEDLLAHPEKWQQFYGSKPTYVFTTRTLPVPDGADVRFVSGDISVVLPEIRAAADGGDIWVVGGGELAAKFFDAGALDRIAVSIAPAALTGGAPLLPRRIGPDRLRLVSAGAVGQFARLVYDVVPAKPVG, from the coding sequence ATGGGAAACATCATCTTTGACTCCGCTGCCACGCTCAACGGTTGGATTGCAGACGAACATAACTCACTCGACTGGCTGTTCGCGGTTGACGGCGGCGACACCCCCGAAGACGGGCTCTACCCCGCTGACGCACGTGTGCTGGTAGAGGGGTCCACCACCTACGAGTGGGTGCTTCAGCACGAAGACCTGCTCGCGCACCCCGAAAAATGGCAGCAGTTTTACGGCAGCAAACCGACGTACGTGTTCACAACACGAACGCTGCCTGTTCCAGACGGGGCAGATGTGCGCTTCGTTTCGGGTGATATCTCTGTGGTGCTGCCCGAGATTCGTGCAGCGGCCGACGGCGGCGACATCTGGGTTGTTGGGGGTGGTGAACTGGCGGCAAAGTTCTTCGACGCGGGGGCACTCGACCGCATTGCGGTGTCCATTGCTCCGGCGGCGCTCACCGGCGGGGCGCCGCTGTTGCCGCGCCGTATTGGCCCCGACCGGCTCCGGCTGGTCTCGGCCGGAGCCGTGGGGCAGTTCGCGAGGCTCGTCTACGACGTGGTTCCGGCAAAGCCTGTCGGCTAG
- a CDS encoding SDR family oxidoreductase has protein sequence MARIIIFGGHGKIALLAERLLSERGDEVTAVIRNPDHTEDVRAAGAEPLVADIEQLDVDGLSRLIAGHEAVVWSAGAGGGNPARTIAVDRDAAIRSMAAAEQAGVKRYVMVSYFRASLEHGVPEDNSFFTYAEAKAAADEHLRSSQLEWTVLGPSTLTLEEGTGRIDTAAERSGRVSRANVAAVIAATLADASTIHRTVRFNDGDTDITEAVRAAS, from the coding sequence ATGGCACGCATCATTATTTTCGGTGGACACGGCAAGATCGCACTGCTCGCGGAGCGGCTACTCTCGGAACGTGGTGACGAGGTAACCGCGGTGATCCGCAATCCTGATCACACGGAGGACGTAAGAGCCGCAGGCGCCGAGCCGCTTGTTGCGGATATCGAGCAGCTTGATGTCGACGGCCTCTCGCGTCTCATTGCTGGGCATGAGGCTGTTGTCTGGTCGGCGGGGGCTGGCGGTGGCAACCCGGCTCGTACGATCGCGGTTGATCGAGACGCGGCGATCCGCTCGATGGCGGCCGCCGAGCAGGCGGGCGTGAAGCGCTACGTGATGGTTTCTTACTTCAGGGCGTCACTCGAGCACGGTGTGCCCGAAGACAACTCCTTCTTTACCTACGCCGAAGCAAAGGCGGCAGCCGACGAGCATCTGCGATCCTCGCAGCTCGAGTGGACCGTCCTGGGGCCGAGTACGCTCACTCTCGAAGAGGGCACGGGTCGGATCGACACGGCGGCAGAGAGGTCGGGTCGGGTTTCTCGTGCAAACGTCGCGGCTGTCATTGCTGCAACACTCGCCGACGCAAGTACGATTCATCGCACCGTTCGCTTCAACGACGGTGACACCGACATCACGGAGGCGGTGCGCGCAGCAAGCTAG
- a CDS encoding quaternary amine ABC transporter ATP-binding protein, translated as MTRTIDTTSSVPKDTATETAISVSNVFKIFGRRQKEAVKRLRNGAKREDLTTAFGTAAVIDASFEVQKGEIFVVMGLSGSGKSTLIRMLNGLNPTTEGSVKVFGTEVVGLPIPELRELRRDRMSMVFQHFALLPHRTVIDNVAYGLEIQGVGLSERQETARHWIERVGLAGWEDSLPGELSGGMQQRVGLARAFAAGTDILLMDEAFSALDPLIRREMQEQLVELQRELGKTIVFITHDLNEAMFLGDRIAVMRDGRIVQQGTPNDILTDPANDYVAQFVQDVDRARVLTAGDVMEPPRAVIPASAGPRAALRTMRDLQTSACFVTTNGRKLLGVVRDKDMLRQVREGGTEIKDRLRPTPSVVTPDQLIADLFELSAESSLPVAVVDDKDRLIGVVPRVTLLASLANVPTMTTEIPIIEPTPTVSGESITAALAESTTPQEA; from the coding sequence GTGACCCGTACCATTGACACAACCAGTTCAGTTCCCAAAGACACAGCCACCGAGACCGCTATCTCGGTTTCGAACGTTTTCAAGATTTTCGGCCGCCGTCAAAAAGAGGCCGTTAAGCGTCTCCGCAACGGCGCCAAGCGCGAAGATCTCACCACTGCTTTTGGCACCGCCGCGGTCATCGACGCGAGCTTCGAGGTTCAAAAAGGCGAGATTTTTGTTGTGATGGGCCTGAGCGGCTCAGGTAAATCAACACTCATCCGCATGCTCAACGGCCTGAACCCCACCACCGAAGGGTCGGTGAAGGTGTTTGGCACCGAGGTTGTGGGCCTTCCCATTCCCGAGTTGCGCGAGCTGCGCCGCGACCGCATGTCGATGGTGTTTCAGCATTTCGCCCTGCTCCCCCACCGCACTGTCATCGACAATGTCGCGTACGGCCTTGAAATTCAGGGAGTCGGGCTCAGCGAGCGCCAAGAAACGGCTCGCCACTGGATCGAGCGTGTAGGCCTCGCGGGCTGGGAAGACAGCCTGCCAGGAGAGCTCTCGGGTGGCATGCAGCAGCGTGTTGGCCTTGCCCGCGCGTTCGCGGCGGGAACCGACATTCTCCTCATGGACGAGGCCTTCTCGGCACTCGATCCCCTCATTCGCCGAGAAATGCAAGAGCAGCTGGTTGAGCTGCAGCGCGAGCTCGGCAAAACCATTGTCTTCATTACGCACGACCTCAACGAGGCCATGTTTCTCGGCGACCGGATCGCCGTGATGCGTGACGGCCGCATCGTGCAGCAGGGCACCCCCAACGACATCCTGACCGATCCAGCCAACGACTATGTGGCGCAGTTTGTGCAAGATGTTGACCGCGCGCGCGTACTCACCGCGGGCGACGTTATGGAACCGCCGCGTGCCGTGATCCCCGCATCCGCGGGCCCGCGTGCCGCGCTGCGCACCATGCGCGACCTGCAGACCTCGGCGTGTTTTGTCACGACCAACGGGCGAAAACTGCTCGGCGTGGTGCGCGACAAAGACATGCTGCGCCAGGTGCGCGAGGGTGGAACCGAAATTAAGGATCGGCTGCGCCCGACCCCCTCGGTCGTCACCCCGGATCAGCTCATTGCGGATCTCTTTGAGCTCTCTGCGGAGAGCTCTCTTCCCGTTGCCGTCGTTGACGACAAGGACCGCCTCATCGGTGTTGTGCCTCGCGTCACGCTGCTCGCGTCACTCGCAAACGTACCAACCATGACAACTGAGATTCCGATTATCGAGCCGACCCCGACCGTCTCCGGCGAATCCATCACGGCTGCACTCGCTGAGTCCACCACACCTCAGGAGGCATAA